The Streptomyces laurentii genome contains a region encoding:
- a CDS encoding ATP-binding protein (ATP-binding protein [Streptomyces albus J1074];~NYN ribonuclease and ATPase of PhoH family domains [General function prediction only];~P-loop containing Nucleoside Triphosphate Hydrolases; cl09099;~PIN domain of bacterial Smg6-like homologs with PhoH-like ATPase domains; cd09883;~identified by MetaGeneAnnotator; putative;~putative active site [active]) — MVTSTKRRLSDRRTYVLDTSVLLADPSAMSRFEEHEVVLPIVVVTELEAKRHHPELGYFARQALRLLDDFRVRYGRLDTPLPIGDVGGTLRVELNHSDPGVLPAGYRLGDNDSRILAVARNLQAEGYDVTVVSKDLPLRIKASSVGLLAEEYRAELAITESGWTGMTELALPAEQIDLLYEQETLHVPDAVGLPVHTGLVLKSARGKALGRVTADGDVRLVRGDREVFGIRGRSAEQRVALDLLLDPDVGIVSMGGRAGTGKSALALCAGLEAVLERRQHQKVMVFRPLYAVGGQDLGYLPGTEAEKMSPWAQAVFDTLSAVAGREVIEEVLGRGMLEVLPLTHIRGRSLHDAFVIVDEAQSLERNVLLTVLSRIGANSRVVLTHDVAQRDNLRVGRYDGVVAVVEKLKGHPLFAHVTLTRSERSPIAALVTEMLEDIQI, encoded by the coding sequence GTGGTGACCAGCACTAAGCGGCGTCTGTCCGACCGGCGCACCTATGTTCTCGACACCAGCGTCCTGCTGGCCGACCCCAGCGCGATGTCCCGCTTCGAGGAGCACGAAGTCGTCCTGCCGATCGTCGTGGTGACCGAGCTGGAGGCGAAACGGCACCACCCGGAACTCGGTTACTTCGCGCGGCAGGCCCTGCGCCTCCTCGACGACTTCCGGGTCCGCTACGGGCGCCTCGACACCCCGCTCCCGATCGGCGACGTCGGCGGCACGCTGCGCGTCGAGCTCAACCACTCGGATCCCGGAGTGCTGCCGGCCGGCTACCGGCTCGGCGACAACGACTCCCGCATCCTCGCCGTCGCCCGCAACCTCCAGGCCGAGGGATACGACGTCACCGTCGTCTCCAAGGACCTGCCGCTGCGCATCAAGGCGTCCTCGGTCGGTCTGCTCGCCGAGGAGTACCGCGCGGAACTCGCCATCACCGAGTCCGGCTGGACCGGCATGACCGAGCTGGCGCTGCCCGCCGAGCAGATCGACCTCCTGTACGAGCAGGAGACCCTGCACGTCCCGGACGCCGTCGGACTGCCGGTGCACACCGGACTCGTCCTCAAGTCCGCGCGCGGCAAGGCCCTCGGCCGGGTCACGGCGGACGGCGACGTCCGGCTGGTACGGGGGGACCGCGAGGTCTTCGGCATCCGCGGCCGCAGCGCCGAGCAGCGCGTCGCGCTCGATCTGCTCCTCGACCCCGACGTCGGCATCGTCTCGATGGGCGGCCGGGCCGGCACCGGAAAGTCCGCGCTCGCGCTCTGCGCGGGCCTGGAGGCGGTCCTGGAGCGCCGTCAGCACCAGAAGGTGATGGTGTTCCGCCCGCTGTACGCGGTCGGCGGCCAGGACCTCGGCTATCTGCCGGGCACCGAGGCCGAGAAGATGAGCCCCTGGGCACAGGCGGTGTTCGACACCCTGTCCGCCGTGGCGGGCCGCGAGGTGATCGAGGAGGTGCTCGGCCGCGGGATGCTGGAGGTGCTGCCGCTCACCCACATCCGGGGCCGCTCGCTGCACGACGCCTTCGTCATCGTGGACGAGGCCCAGTCGCTGGAACGCAACGTCCTGCTGACCGTTCTGTCCCGGATCGGGGCGAACTCCCGGGTGGTGCTCACCCATGACGTCGCCCAGCGCGACAACCTGCGGGTCGGCCGGTACGACGGAGTCGTCGCCGTCGTCGAGAAGCTGAAGGGGCATCCGCTCTTCGCGCACGTGACCCTCACCCGGTCCGAGCGTTCGCCGATCGCCGCGCTCGTGACCGAAATGCTGGAGGACATCCAGATCTGA
- a CDS encoding hypothetical protein (Lytic Transglycosylase (LT) and Goose Egg White Lysozyme (GEWL) domain. Members include the soluble and insoluble membrane-bound LTs in bacteria, the LTs in bacteriophage lambda, as well as, the eukaryotic 'goose-type' lysozymes (GEWL). LTs...; cd00254;~N-acetyl-D-glucosamine binding site [chemical binding];~catalytic residue [active];~identified by MetaGeneAnnotator; putative;~secreted protein [Streptomyces davawensis JCM4913]), protein MSRISVRGFAVASATAVTTVGAVVGVASGNAAQPANDNFEATAADTTLLADIPAGDQAQVQVSTLAEQADVQAAAADSLARKSAEEDARVQAAKSAEAKKAAADKAEEAKKKAEKAEKERKEAEARASRSSLRDATSFAAQSSYSVAQVQAMARQMIPADQFQCFSNIVSHESTWNYRAVNASSGAYGLVQALPGSKMSSAGADWQTNPATQIKWGLSYMNGRYGSPCGAWQFWSANHWY, encoded by the coding sequence GTGAGCCGGATCTCGGTCCGGGGATTCGCGGTGGCTTCGGCTACTGCGGTCACCACCGTCGGCGCAGTCGTAGGCGTTGCCTCGGGCAACGCGGCGCAGCCCGCGAACGACAACTTCGAGGCCACCGCGGCCGACACCACGCTGCTCGCGGACATCCCCGCGGGTGACCAGGCCCAGGTACAGGTCTCCACCCTCGCGGAGCAGGCCGACGTCCAGGCCGCCGCCGCCGACTCCCTCGCGCGCAAGTCCGCCGAGGAGGACGCCCGCGTCCAGGCCGCCAAGTCCGCCGAGGCCAAGAAGGCCGCCGCCGACAAGGCGGAGGAGGCCAAGAAGAAGGCCGAGAAGGCGGAGAAGGAGCGCAAGGAGGCCGAGGCGCGCGCCAGCCGCTCCTCGCTCCGCGACGCGACCAGCTTCGCCGCCCAGAGCTCGTACTCGGTCGCCCAGGTCCAGGCGATGGCCCGGCAGATGATCCCCGCCGACCAGTTCCAGTGCTTCAGCAACATCGTGAGCCACGAGTCCACCTGGAACTACCGCGCCGTCAACGCCTCTTCCGGCGCCTACGGTCTGGTCCAGGCCCTCCCCGGCTCGAAGATGTCCTCCGCGGGCGCCGACTGGCAGACCAACCCGGCCACCCAGATCAAGTGGGGCCTCAGCTACATGAACGGCCGTTACGGCAGCCCCTGCGGCGCCTGGCAGTTCTGGTCGGCCAACCACTGGTACTAG
- a CDS encoding integral membrane protein (Domain of unknown function DUF20; pfam01594;~PF01594: Domain of unknown function DUF20;~Predicted permease, member of the PurR regulon [General function prediction only]; COG0628;~identified by MetaGeneAnnotator; putative;~integral membrane protein [Streptomyces avermitilis MA-4680]) produces MSRLPTWLHRTGETLTRLGRRLDERRAQADRDDPLGPPYALATPGSGAAPGSATSAAVSAPGPAPEPAPTPVPEPAPAPAPALAVPAATGPTVLLDTKPSAPAQAPASAPAPGSVPAPPAYAPAVAARPNPVDAVPWGMRVAGEVAWRLLVLAGTVWVLMKVISSVQLVVLAFVAALLITALLQPVVALLRRKGMPRGLATAVTAVTGFVVMGLVGWFVVWQVMDNIDSLSDRVKDGIEELKRWLLNSPFHVTEQQINEIAKNLSDSIGANAEQITSAGLQGVTVIVEAMTGILLAMFSTLFLLHDGKKVWEWMLKLVPAQARPGVAGAGPRAWRTLTSYVRGTVLVAFIDAVFIGLGLYFLDVPMAVPLGVFIFLFAFIPLVGAVISGALACVVALVTTNVFTALMVLVVVLAVQQIEGHVLQPFILGRAVRVHPLAVVLAVAAGGLTAGIGGAVVAVPLVAVTNTAVGYLRAYSAEQALRAAPEPRGATAHATAPTPTPGTEA; encoded by the coding sequence ATGTCGAGACTGCCCACATGGCTGCACCGGACGGGGGAGACCCTGACCCGGTTGGGCCGGCGACTGGACGAACGCCGGGCGCAGGCCGACCGCGACGACCCGCTCGGGCCGCCGTACGCTCTCGCCACTCCCGGCTCCGGCGCCGCACCCGGATCCGCCACATCCGCAGCCGTGTCCGCGCCCGGTCCCGCCCCCGAGCCGGCCCCGACCCCGGTCCCGGAGCCGGCCCCGGCCCCCGCGCCCGCCTTGGCGGTCCCCGCCGCGACCGGACCCACCGTCCTGCTCGACACGAAGCCGTCGGCGCCCGCGCAGGCGCCCGCTTCCGCGCCCGCGCCCGGATCGGTTCCCGCGCCCCCCGCGTACGCCCCCGCCGTCGCCGCCCGTCCCAACCCCGTCGACGCCGTCCCCTGGGGCATGCGTGTCGCCGGTGAGGTGGCCTGGCGGCTGCTCGTCCTCGCCGGCACCGTCTGGGTCCTGATGAAGGTCATCAGCTCCGTCCAGCTGGTCGTCCTCGCCTTCGTCGCCGCGCTCCTCATCACCGCCCTGCTCCAGCCGGTCGTGGCCCTGCTGCGCCGCAAGGGCATGCCCCGCGGTCTCGCCACCGCCGTCACCGCCGTCACCGGCTTCGTCGTGATGGGCCTGGTCGGCTGGTTCGTGGTCTGGCAGGTGATGGACAACATCGACAGCCTGTCCGACCGCGTCAAGGACGGCATCGAGGAACTCAAACGCTGGCTGCTCAACAGCCCGTTCCACGTCACCGAGCAGCAGATCAACGAGATCGCCAAGAACCTCAGCGACTCCATCGGCGCCAACGCCGAACAGATAACGTCCGCCGGTCTCCAGGGCGTCACCGTCATCGTCGAGGCCATGACGGGCATCCTGCTCGCCATGTTCTCCACCCTCTTCCTGCTCCACGACGGGAAGAAGGTCTGGGAGTGGATGCTGAAGCTGGTGCCCGCGCAGGCCCGGCCCGGTGTCGCGGGGGCCGGCCCGCGCGCCTGGCGCACTCTCACCTCGTACGTCCGGGGCACGGTCCTCGTCGCGTTCATCGACGCCGTCTTCATCGGCCTCGGGCTCTACTTCCTCGACGTGCCCATGGCGGTGCCGCTCGGCGTCTTCATCTTCCTCTTCGCGTTCATCCCGCTCGTCGGCGCCGTGATCTCCGGCGCCCTCGCGTGCGTGGTCGCGCTCGTCACCACCAACGTGTTCACCGCGCTGATGGTGCTCGTGGTCGTCCTCGCCGTGCAGCAGATCGAGGGCCACGTCCTCCAGCCGTTCATCCTGGGCCGCGCGGTCCGCGTCCATCCGCTGGCCGTCGTCCTCGCCGTCGCCGCGGGCGGCCTGACCGCCGGCATCGGCGGCGCCGTCGTCGCCGTCCCGCTGGTCGCCGTCACCAACACCGCCGTCGGCTACCTGCGCGCGTACAGCGCCGAACAGGCCCTGCGCGCCGCCCCCGAACCCCGCGGCGCCACGGCCCACGCCACCGCCCCGACGCCCACCCCCGGGACCGAGGCGTGA
- a CDS encoding hypothetical protein (identified by MetaGeneAnnotator; putative;~sequence version:1): MISEPELVGGTGFPDGPPPGRQDLAEPPPSPRSSVRRPWLWALGGAAVASALWAGGLYAAFGTGDEMPDLGGYRTDRDPCAVAELDGLRAALGPRDEDPRERHEPMKVVQPALFQWECTVTLKGKTGAYRVNINYVLHRVTDPGPEFEAVREDPQLGAGDPVEGIGTRAYSGGALGEDSLSVLDGQAVITVIVQADDYDETGLPKEGPRLDPAALRTYLVEDTRRLMDALKQ, from the coding sequence GTGATCTCCGAACCCGAACTCGTCGGCGGCACCGGCTTTCCGGACGGGCCCCCGCCCGGGCGGCAGGACCTCGCGGAGCCCCCGCCGTCCCCGAGGTCCTCCGTGCGCCGCCCCTGGCTGTGGGCGCTCGGCGGCGCGGCCGTCGCCTCGGCCCTGTGGGCCGGCGGGCTGTACGCGGCGTTCGGCACCGGCGACGAGATGCCCGACCTCGGCGGCTACCGGACGGACCGCGACCCGTGCGCGGTGGCCGAACTGGACGGACTCCGCGCCGCGCTCGGCCCCCGGGACGAGGATCCGCGGGAGCGGCACGAGCCGATGAAGGTGGTGCAGCCCGCACTCTTCCAATGGGAGTGCACCGTCACCCTCAAGGGGAAGACCGGCGCCTACCGGGTGAACATCAACTACGTGCTGCACCGCGTCACCGACCCCGGCCCCGAGTTCGAGGCCGTGCGGGAGGACCCGCAGCTGGGCGCCGGCGACCCGGTCGAGGGCATCGGCACGCGCGCGTACAGCGGTGGCGCTCTGGGAGAGGACAGCCTGTCCGTCCTGGATGGGCAGGCCGTGATCACCGTCATCGTGCAGGCGGACGACTACGACGAGACGGGCCTGCCGAAGGAGGGGCCGCGGCTGGATCCGGCCGCGCTGCGGACGTATCTCGTCGAGGACACCCGCCGGCTCATGGACGCCCTGAAGCAGTAG
- a CDS encoding alkylhydroperoxidase protein D (Alkylhydroperoxidase protein D [Streptomyces venezuelae ATCC10712];~Carboxymuconolactone decarboxylase family; pfam02627;~alkylhydroperoxidase, AhpD family; TIGR00777;~identified by MetaGeneAnnotator; putative), which produces MALDELKAAVPDFAKDLKLNLGSVIGNSTLPQQQLWGTVLACAIASRSPKVLKELEPEAQSNLKPEAYQAAKSAAAIMAMNNVFYRTRHLLSDPEYGTMRAGLRMNVIGNPGVEKVDFELWSLAVSAINGCGQCLDSHEQVLRKAGVERETIQEAVKIAAVIQAVGVTLDAEAVLAE; this is translated from the coding sequence ATGGCGCTCGATGAGCTGAAGGCCGCCGTTCCGGACTTCGCCAAGGACCTCAAGCTCAACCTCGGCTCGGTGATCGGCAACAGCACGCTGCCGCAGCAGCAGCTGTGGGGCACGGTGCTCGCCTGCGCGATCGCCTCCCGCTCGCCGAAGGTGCTGAAGGAGCTGGAGCCCGAGGCCCAGTCCAACCTGAAGCCCGAGGCGTACCAGGCCGCCAAGTCGGCCGCCGCGATCATGGCGATGAACAACGTCTTCTACCGGACCCGGCACCTGCTGTCGGACCCCGAGTACGGGACGATGCGCGCCGGTCTGCGGATGAACGTCATCGGCAACCCGGGGGTCGAGAAGGTCGACTTCGAGCTGTGGTCGCTGGCCGTGTCCGCGATCAACGGCTGCGGCCAGTGCCTGGACTCGCACGAGCAGGTCCTGCGCAAGGCCGGTGTCGAGCGCGAGACGATCCAGGAGGCCGTGAAGATCGCTGCGGTCATCCAGGCGGTCGGCGTGACGCTGGACGCCGAGGCGGTTCTCGCCGAGTAG
- a CDS encoding alkyl hydroperoxide reductase (Peroxiredoxin (PRX) family, Typical 2-Cys PRX subfamily; PRXs are thiol-specific antioxidant (TSA) proteins, which confer a protective role in cells through its peroxidase activity by reducing hydrogen peroxide, peroxynitrite, and organic hydroperoxides; cd03015;~Peroxiredoxin [Posttranslational modification, protein turnover, chaperones]; COG0450;~alkyl hydroperoxide reductase [Streptomyces cattleya NRRL 8057 = DSM46488];~catalytic triad [active];~decamer (pentamer of dimers) interface [polypeptide binding];~dimer interface [polypeptide binding];~identified by MetaGeneAnnotator; putative;~peroxidatic and resolving cysteines [active]), giving the protein MLTVGDKFPSYDLTACVSLESGKEFAQIDNKAYEGKWRVVFFWPKDFTFVCPTEIAAFGKLNDEFADRDAQILGVSGDSEFVHHAWRKDHADLRDLPFPMLADSKHELMRDCGVEGEDGFAQRAVFIVDPNNEIQFTMVTAGSVGRNPKEVLRVLDALQTDELCPCNWNKGEDTLDAGALLAGE; this is encoded by the coding sequence GTGCTTACTGTCGGTGACAAGTTCCCCTCGTACGACCTGACCGCCTGCGTGTCGCTGGAGAGCGGCAAGGAGTTCGCGCAGATCGACAACAAGGCCTACGAAGGCAAGTGGCGCGTCGTCTTCTTCTGGCCCAAGGACTTCACCTTCGTCTGCCCGACCGAGATCGCCGCGTTCGGCAAGCTGAACGACGAGTTCGCCGACCGTGACGCCCAGATCCTCGGCGTTTCCGGTGACTCGGAGTTCGTCCACCACGCCTGGCGCAAGGACCACGCCGACCTGCGTGACCTGCCCTTCCCGATGCTGGCCGACTCGAAGCACGAGCTCATGCGCGACTGCGGCGTCGAGGGCGAGGACGGCTTCGCGCAGCGCGCCGTCTTCATCGTGGACCCGAACAACGAGATCCAGTTCACCATGGTGACCGCCGGTTCCGTCGGCCGTAACCCGAAGGAGGTCCTCCGGGTCCTCGACGCCCTGCAGACGGACGAGCTGTGCCCCTGCAACTGGAACAAGGGCGAGGACACCCTCGACGCCGGCGCCCTGCTGGCCGGTGAGTGA
- a CDS encoding hydrogen peroxide-inducible genes activator (Bacterial regulatory helix-turn-helix protein, lysR family; pfam00126;~DNA-binding transcriptional regulator OxyR; Provisional;~Hydrogen peroxide-inducible genes activator [Streptomyces venezuelae ATCC10712];~The C-terminal substrate-binding domain of the LysR-type transcriptional regulator OxyR, a member of the type 2 periplasmic binding fold protein superfamily; cd08411;~dimerization interface [polypeptide binding];~identified by MetaGeneAnnotator; putative), with amino-acid sequence MIPVRRAKQPSLSQLRAFAAVAEHLHFRDAAASIGMSQPALSGAVSALEEALGVQLLERTTRKVLLSPAGERLAVRAHAVLDAVGELLEEAEAVRAPFTGVLRLGVIPTVAPYLLPTVLRLVHDRYPELDLQVHEEQTSSLLDGLAAGRLDLLLLAVPLGVPGVAELPLFDEDFVLVAPDGHPLAGRTDIPREALRELKLLLLDEGHCLRDQALDVCREAGRAEGAPVTTTAAGLSTLVQLVAGGLGVTLLPRTAVTVETARNAALCTGDFAAPAPSRRVALAMRTGAARQAEFEALAGSLREAMAGLPVRLVEPE; translated from the coding sequence GTGATTCCGGTCCGGCGGGCGAAGCAGCCCAGTCTTTCCCAGCTCAGAGCGTTCGCGGCGGTCGCGGAGCATCTGCACTTCCGCGATGCCGCGGCATCCATCGGCATGAGCCAGCCCGCGCTCTCGGGCGCGGTGTCCGCGCTGGAGGAGGCACTGGGTGTCCAGCTCCTTGAGCGTACGACGAGAAAGGTGCTGCTCTCGCCCGCCGGGGAACGCCTCGCGGTGCGGGCGCACGCGGTGCTCGACGCGGTGGGAGAGCTGCTGGAGGAGGCGGAGGCGGTACGGGCGCCGTTCACCGGGGTGCTGCGGCTCGGCGTGATCCCCACGGTCGCGCCGTATCTGCTGCCGACCGTGCTCCGGCTCGTCCACGACCGCTATCCGGAGCTCGACCTCCAGGTGCACGAGGAGCAGACCTCCTCGCTGCTCGACGGTCTCGCGGCCGGGCGGCTCGACCTGCTGCTGCTCGCGGTGCCGCTCGGGGTCCCCGGGGTGGCCGAACTCCCGCTGTTCGACGAGGACTTCGTGCTCGTGGCGCCGGACGGACACCCGCTGGCCGGGCGCACGGACATCCCGCGCGAGGCGCTGCGCGAGCTGAAGCTGCTGCTGCTCGACGAGGGGCACTGTCTGCGCGACCAGGCGCTCGACGTCTGCCGGGAGGCGGGCCGGGCCGAGGGCGCGCCGGTGACCACGACCGCGGCCGGTCTGTCGACGCTGGTGCAGCTGGTCGCGGGCGGGCTCGGGGTGACCCTGCTGCCGCGTACCGCCGTGACGGTGGAGACCGCCCGTAACGCCGCCCTGTGCACCGGGGACTTCGCCGCGCCCGCGCCGTCGCGCCGGGTCGCGCTCGCGATGCGGACGGGGGCGGCCCGCCAGGCCGAGTTCGAGGCCCTGGCGGGCTCGCTCCGGGAGGCGATGGCCGGGCTCCCGGTCCGGCTGGTGGAGCCGGAGTAG
- a CDS encoding L-glutamate oxidase (Flavin containing amine oxidoreductase; pfam01593;~L-glutamate oxidase [Streptomyces hygroscopicus subsp. jinggangensis5008];~NAD(P)-binding Rossmann-like domain; pfam13450;~identified by MetaGeneAnnotator; putative), producing the protein MSTDHMNSPDPATPSAPGTPPSRRAVVTATGASALAAATLAVTAAPAGALGPAATPAPSPAAAPSTAPAAPTSPAAAPPGTDPRAYTTVARAITVHDAHDRPLVPRYVKILRDGLPAGRGRPTKRVLVIGAGPAGLLAADLLKRAGHDVVVIEANGNRVGGRIKTFRKGGHEKGRQPFADPRQYAEAGAMRLPDSHPLLMALLDTHKLPRQEFLLVDVDVKDPSKRANRTWIHVNGVHMRRADYEKNPERINATFGVPARHRTRTAAAILAEALEPAHLLVRGKEGSALVEGWAEVLRRYGHFSMYRFLTEVAGLDTRTLDLVGTIQNLTSRLHLSFVHSFLSAALIDPKTKFWEIKGGTAKFVDALYTPVKSKVRLDRRAVRVERQGSKVRVHTVSEKCQTGDGGETEVFEGDEAIITVPFSGLRHVAFDPPLSYGKRRAVTELHYDAATKVLLEFSQRWWEFTEDQWKKALESIQPGLYARYRDGRVPDGRHLGAHASVGRLGVRLTDTYRHCFGAFRPAAGRDPEAAHVRGGGSVSDNANRFMYFEHAHPMEGSDGGILLASYSWADDALKWDAYADEERYLRALAGVQAVFGRRCEVFFTGKGRTQSWMRDHYAYGEASVLLPGQHTELFPDVPTSEGPLHFAGDHTSIKPAWIEGALESAVRTALAVHTG; encoded by the coding sequence ATGAGCACCGATCACATGAACTCCCCGGACCCGGCCACGCCGAGCGCCCCCGGCACGCCTCCGTCGCGGCGCGCCGTGGTCACCGCGACCGGCGCCTCGGCCCTCGCCGCCGCGACCCTCGCGGTCACCGCCGCGCCGGCCGGCGCCCTCGGCCCGGCCGCCACGCCCGCCCCCTCCCCCGCCGCCGCGCCCTCGACGGCTCCGGCGGCCCCGACCTCACCCGCCGCGGCGCCACCCGGCACCGACCCGCGCGCGTACACGACGGTGGCCCGCGCCATCACCGTGCACGACGCGCACGACCGGCCCCTCGTCCCCCGCTACGTGAAGATCCTGCGCGACGGTCTGCCCGCCGGCCGCGGCCGCCCCACCAAGCGCGTCCTGGTGATCGGCGCCGGACCGGCCGGTCTGCTCGCCGCCGACCTGCTCAAGCGCGCGGGCCACGACGTCGTCGTCATCGAGGCCAACGGCAACCGCGTCGGCGGCCGCATCAAGACCTTCCGCAAGGGCGGCCACGAGAAGGGCCGGCAGCCCTTCGCCGACCCCCGCCAGTACGCCGAGGCCGGCGCCATGCGGCTGCCCGACAGCCACCCGCTGCTCATGGCCCTCCTCGACACCCACAAGCTGCCCCGCCAGGAGTTCCTGCTGGTGGACGTGGACGTGAAGGACCCGTCCAAGCGCGCCAACCGCACCTGGATCCACGTCAACGGCGTCCACATGCGGCGCGCCGACTACGAGAAGAACCCGGAGCGGATCAACGCCACCTTCGGCGTACCCGCCCGGCACCGCACCCGTACCGCCGCCGCCATCCTCGCCGAGGCCCTGGAACCCGCCCACCTCCTCGTGCGCGGCAAGGAGGGCTCCGCCCTCGTCGAGGGCTGGGCCGAAGTCCTGCGCCGCTACGGCCACTTCTCGATGTACCGCTTCCTCACCGAGGTCGCCGGGCTCGACACCCGCACCCTGGACCTGGTCGGCACGATCCAGAACCTGACGTCGCGGCTGCACCTGTCCTTCGTGCACAGCTTCCTGTCCGCCGCGCTGATCGACCCGAAGACGAAGTTCTGGGAGATCAAGGGCGGTACCGCGAAGTTCGTCGACGCCCTCTACACGCCCGTGAAGAGCAAGGTCCGCCTGGACCGGCGGGCCGTCCGCGTCGAACGCCAGGGTTCCAAGGTCCGTGTGCACACCGTCTCGGAGAAGTGCCAGACGGGCGACGGGGGCGAGACCGAGGTCTTCGAGGGCGACGAGGCGATCATCACGGTGCCGTTCTCCGGCCTGCGCCACGTCGCGTTCGACCCGCCACTGTCGTACGGCAAGCGCCGCGCCGTCACCGAGCTGCACTACGACGCCGCCACCAAGGTGCTGCTCGAATTCTCCCAGCGCTGGTGGGAGTTCACCGAGGACCAGTGGAAGAAGGCCCTGGAATCCATCCAGCCCGGCCTGTACGCGCGCTACCGCGACGGCCGCGTCCCCGACGGCCGCCACCTCGGCGCCCACGCGTCCGTCGGCAGGCTCGGCGTCCGCCTCACCGACACGTACCGGCACTGCTTCGGCGCCTTCCGCCCCGCGGCGGGCCGCGACCCCGAGGCGGCGCACGTCCGCGGCGGCGGCTCGGTCAGCGACAACGCCAACCGCTTCATGTACTTCGAGCACGCCCACCCGATGGAGGGCAGCGACGGCGGCATCCTGCTCGCCTCGTACAGCTGGGCCGACGACGCCCTGAAGTGGGACGCGTACGCCGACGAGGAGCGCTATCTGCGCGCGCTCGCCGGGGTGCAGGCCGTGTTCGGCCGCCGCTGCGAGGTGTTCTTCACCGGCAAGGGCCGCACCCAGTCGTGGATGCGCGACCACTACGCGTACGGGGAGGCGTCCGTCCTGCTGCCCGGCCAGCACACCGAGCTGTTCCCGGACGTCCCCACCTCGGAGGGCCCGCTGCACTTCGCGGGCGACCACACCTCCATCAAGCCGGCGTGGATCGAGGGCGCGCTGGAATCCGCGGTCCGCACCGCGCTCGCCGTGCACACGGGCTGA